The DNA segment GGCGATACCGGGCAACAAACCGTGCTCGAAAGCTTTTAACACTTTGATAATCGACGCCATCCCGGAAGCGGCTTCCGGGTGGCCGATGCTGGGTTTTACGCTGCTGACGTGCCAGCGTTTGCCGGAATCGGCGCTGGCTTGCCGGTAGCTTTGGTCGACGGCGCCCAATTCCAACGCATCGGCCATCGGATTGCCGATACCGTGCGCCTCGACGTAATCGATCGAGTCGGCGCTGCAGCCGGCATTGGCGAGGCTCAATCGAATCGCTTCCTTAAGCCCTTGCGGATTCGGCGCCTCGAACGAATAGCCGCGGCCGCCGTGGTAAACCGCCGATCCTTTGACTACGCCCAAAATGCGGTTGCCATCCTGCTCGGCATCGGCCAAGGGTTTCAGGATCAACACGCCGCCGCCTTCGCTACGCAGATAACCGTTGGCGGTAGCGCCGAAACTTTTGGTCTGGTTGTCGCGGCTGAGAATATCGCGGTAAAGCCCCTGTCGCGCCGCCTGAGCGAATTCGTCCGCAGCAATCAGGTTGACGCCGCCGACAATCGCCTGCCGGCATTCCCCGGCCCGCAAACTTTGCACCGCCCGGTGCAAGGCCAGGTAGACGCTGGTGCAAAAGGAATTGACCGTCTCGCTCGGCCCTTTCAGGTTCAGCCGAAACGAAATTTTGTTGGCAAGCGGAATCCGATACGCCACGTCCGCCGTCGGCAACGTTTCCCGGCAGCCGATGAAAACCGCGGTCGGAGTTTTCGCCAATGCCGCAAGGTCGAGCCGATACTCCAGCAAAGCGTCCGCGATACATCGATACAGCAATTGCTCCTGCCGCGGCAAGGCTGCATACTCGGCTTCCGAGATCGGCAATGCCTCCGCCGCTTGCCGCTTGCCAAGGTCGATTCGGCCATAGGCCAGTTCCGGCGCTTCCGAGCGGCCCGAGACCTGCAACGGCACCCCGGACACCACCTTTTGCCATAACGCAACGGCATTTTCGGCTTCCGGGAAAATCCCGGCCATGCCGACCACGGCAATCGCCATGGCGGCTTGCGCCGGCTGCGGTCGCGCCACCAATGCCGCCGGCACAGTCACAGGCAGACAGTCCGTAGCCACCGCCGCCAAGTCCAACACCTCCGCAAGCAAATAATCCGCAAGCAAGTCCAAACGCGGATAATCGAATAGCACGGTCGACCGCAACGCGCAGTGCAAGCGCTGTTCCAGTTCCACTTTAAAGTCGACCGCCTGCATGGAGTCTGCGCCGAGTTCGCCGAAGTTGCGGTCGTCGGCGACATCGTCGGGATCGTCCAATTCCAAAAACTCGACCAGCAAACCGCGGATAAAATCGATCAAGATGCGTCGGCGCAAATCCGGCTGAGCTTGGGCAAGCCGGTCTAACACGCTGAATGCTTCATGCGTTTCGCAGTAGGCGTCCGCAAACTGTATATCCGTCCCCATCGTGGTCTGAATAGAGTCAAAAACTATGGATAGTTGGCGCAAAATCGATGTGCGGAATCGGCGTTCCGTTAAGCATCCGGGCGTAACACCGCCAACGTTACCTCGCCTTTGGATTTGCCAAGCTTGTCGTCGTGAAAATGGCAGAACGTCTTCAAAAACGTGCAGCGAGAGGTTTTCTTCACCAAACTAATGCCGAAGGTTCCGTAAAACCGTTTGGCATTAATAAAGCTTTGATAGCTTGAATTTAAATTCGCAATTAGAAAGTTGGACAACTGCTTCTCGAAAAAAGAATCCGGCTCGTATTCGTTTAACTCCGGAATTAAACCGTGCTTGATGCAATATCCCAAATGAACATAAGCGATTTGGTTGTAACAAATATTGTATTCGACGGCGTTAAAATGCCCGGTATCGTCGATATAGCAGGATTCCGGAATCGAAAACTCGCCGTTCATCAACATACCTTGTAATCCCAGCCCTTCTTGCTGCTGAAAATAAGCCTTCTTCAGATATTGGCAGTGCTGCCGATATGGCGACAATACCTGATTGACGAAGGAACCTTCGATATCGGTTAACGTCAGCGCGTCGCATTCCGCTAATTCAGTGATTGCACTCATGAGTTTATTCCTACGTAAAAAGGTAAGTCGTCGTAAATACCGATGCGATAGCTTTTGCTTTTCTCGCCTGGTTTTACCGAAGAGGCTTTATGCACCAGCGGCCGGTTATCCCAGATAATCAAATCGCCTTCCTCCCAATAATGGGTATGAATATGTTCCGGCTGCTCGGCGAAGTCGAATAAGGCCTGCATTACCTTTTGATTTTCTTCGTAAGTTAAACCGGCCAATTTGGTGGTAAAACCGCTACTGATATAGAGAATCTTTTCGCCCGTGACCGGATGCTGTATCACCGCCGGATGAATAACCGGCGGTACTTCGTTATGGATCCGGTCGAGTAACTCGGCCAACGACTTGTCGATATCCGACGCTTGAACTTTGTAACGCAGTTTGCCTTCGTGAACGGCGCTTGCCGTTTCGACATAGGCTTTTAATTCGGCCGGCAATTTTGCGTATACCGCGGCCATGTCGATATAAGACGTTTCCCGGGCGGATTTCGGGAATACCAAGGGATAGACCGACGTAAAAGACAGTGGGTGGGGTTCGAACGCACAATCGGTGTGCCAGTAGCGCCCGGTGCCAGCCACGCCAAGCTTTTTGCCGTCCGCCTCGATCACGTTGGACGAGACGAAGATCTCGGCATGGTCGGGATGATGGTACTGCGGCTGAAAATACACTTGCGGCCGACCCAGTTTGCGGGTGAACGCCACATAACGTTCCGCCGTCAATTCTTGACCGCGCAACACCACCAGTTTGTTTTTATAAATCAACTGCCTTATCAGCGCTAACTCCGGCGCATGGTCAGACAATTCGTTAACATCCAATCCAATAATTTCGGCGCCGATATTACCGGGCCTTGCTTCTTTAATTTCCAGGCCTGAAGTTTCAGTAGTCATTCGCTTATTCCAATTTCAATAATTTCGCCAAAAGTAAACAGTATTACCGGCAAGATATTCTCGAACGTCAATTGCCGATACCAACGTAAAAAGGCAAATCGTCGTAAATACCAACCCGATACATTTTGCTGGTCTCGCCCGGTTTAACCCCCGAGGCCTTATGAATCACCGAACGGTTATCCCAAATGATTAAATCGCCCTCTTCCCAATAATGGGTATGCACGTGCTCCGGACGCTCGATAAAATCGAATAATGCCTTCAGCGCCATTTGATTTTCTTCATGGTCCAGTCCGGCGATTTTTATCGTAAAACCGCTACTGATATACAACGAGAATTCGCCGGTTACCGGATGTTGAATGACGGCCGGATGTTCGACCGGAGGCACTTCGGCATTGATGCGCTCGAGTAACTCCGCCAGCGATTTATCGATATCGCTGGCCTGAACCTTATACCTGAGTTGGCCGGCGTGAATATAGGTTTTGGCGTCGACATATTGTTTTAATTGCGCCGGCAGATTTTTCAACACCTGCACCATATCGATGTACGAAGTTTCCCGCGACATTTTCGGAAATACCAAGGGATAAACCGAGGTAAACGACAATGGATGTTTTTCGAAAGCACAATCGGTATGCCAATATTTTCCGGTACCGGACACGCCGATTTTGTTGCCGTTTTGATCCGGCACGTTGGACGAAACAAAAATTTCGGGGTAATTCGGATGGTGGTACTGCGGTTGGAAATAAACCTGCGGCCGGCCCAGTTTACGGGCGAATGCCACATACTTGGCTTCGTCCAGTTCCTGGTTACGCAACACGACCAGTTTATTGCGGTAGATCAGACTCCGAATCATCCCGAGTTCAGGCGCTTCGGCGGACAAGGCGTTTATGTCCAGGCCGCGGATTTCGGCACCGATTTTGCCGGGTTTAGACTCGATCACTTCGATTTCGATGGTTTCAACGCTCATTCAGGCACTCCTATAAGCTCCAGTGATGGTGGTGGGTTGGTACTCCCGGCAGGTGTCGACTGGCGCACGACGCTACCGATTTGGCCCTGCAATCCAAGGCGGCCGCCAATAGCGCGCGGCCTAATTGACTTGCCGGGATTGTGCGGTCCAATAAGGTGTCCTCAATTCCCGCTTCAATATTTTTCCGCTTGGATTCCGAGGCAGCTTTTCCAGAAAGTCGATCGATTTCGGCGCTTT comes from the Methylomonas sp. EFPC3 genome and includes:
- a CDS encoding FcoT family thioesterase, whose translation is MSAITELAECDALTLTDIEGSFVNQVLSPYRQHCQYLKKAYFQQQEGLGLQGMLMNGEFSIPESCYIDDTGHFNAVEYNICYNQIAYVHLGYCIKHGLIPELNEYEPDSFFEKQLSNFLIANLNSSYQSFINAKRFYGTFGISLVKKTSRCTFLKTFCHFHDDKLGKSKGEVTLAVLRPDA
- a CDS encoding TauD/TfdA family dioxygenase; translated protein: MTTETSGLEIKEARPGNIGAEIIGLDVNELSDHAPELALIRQLIYKNKLVVLRGQELTAERYVAFTRKLGRPQVYFQPQYHHPDHAEIFVSSNVIEADGKKLGVAGTGRYWHTDCAFEPHPLSFTSVYPLVFPKSARETSYIDMAAVYAKLPAELKAYVETASAVHEGKLRYKVQASDIDKSLAELLDRIHNEVPPVIHPAVIQHPVTGEKILYISSGFTTKLAGLTYEENQKVMQALFDFAEQPEHIHTHYWEEGDLIIWDNRPLVHKASSVKPGEKSKSYRIGIYDDLPFYVGINS
- a CDS encoding TauD/TfdA family dioxygenase, with the protein product MSVETIEIEVIESKPGKIGAEIRGLDINALSAEAPELGMIRSLIYRNKLVVLRNQELDEAKYVAFARKLGRPQVYFQPQYHHPNYPEIFVSSNVPDQNGNKIGVSGTGKYWHTDCAFEKHPLSFTSVYPLVFPKMSRETSYIDMVQVLKNLPAQLKQYVDAKTYIHAGQLRYKVQASDIDKSLAELLERINAEVPPVEHPAVIQHPVTGEFSLYISSGFTIKIAGLDHEENQMALKALFDFIERPEHVHTHYWEEGDLIIWDNRSVIHKASGVKPGETSKMYRVGIYDDLPFYVGIGN